A single genomic interval of Lodderomyces elongisporus chromosome 8, complete sequence harbors:
- the HPA3 gene encoding D-amino-acid N-acetyltransferase, whose translation MSVVIRPIEEKDTDQWLQLWTGPQGYIEFYKSSHKITAEISNTTFNRFLDPNEPVYSIVAIDPATNKIIGFANYLTHRNTWTIENALYLNDLFVSETSRLKGVGRELIEYVYKEADRLNCKKCYWSTQFENHRAQLLYTKVGVKSGFLIYIRPPPPSSQ comes from the coding sequence ATGTCAGTAGTAATTAGACCAATCGAAGAAAAGGACACAGACCAATGGCTCCAGCTCTGGACCGGTCCTCAAGGATACATTGAATTTTACAAATCACTGCACAAAATCACTGCGGAAATCTCAAACACTACATTCAACAGGTTTTTGGACCCAAACGAACCAGTATACTCCATAGTTGCAATCGACCCAGCAACTAACAAGATTATTGGATTTGCCAACTACTTGACACATCGTAATACTTGGACTATTGAAAACGCCTTGTACTTAAATGACTTATTTGTCAGCGAAACCAGCAGATTAAAGGGTGTAGGACGCGAATTGATCGAATACGTTTACAAAGAGGCAGATAGACTCAATTGCAAGAAATGTTACTGGTCTACgcaatttgaaaatcatAGAGCCCAATTGTTGTATACCAAGGTTGGTGTCAAGAGTGGATTCTTGATCTACATCagaccaccaccaccatcatcacaatag